Below is a genomic region from Granulicella sp. L56.
TATGGTCGCGTTGTCCTGAGCTTGCGCGAATGGAAGGAACATCAGGCACAGCATGACCAAGCTGAGCAGACGAAAACGAGCGTAGTTCATGAGTCTCTCCTAAGCAAATCTTTGACAACCTGGATCTTCCGAGGAGGAGATTAGAAAGCTCCGCCCCGGATATCTAATATTTAGTCGATAATCTATAATCTTTAGATGTGGGATTGTCAATAGATTTCTTCAAATTAGCGCATCTACCGCAACATCAACCTCTTCCCCTCTATTCTCAGTTTTTAAATGGAGTAGTCGCTACCATAGTCACCGCAGGTCTCTACCTGAAGTAAAACGCCTCAAGGACTCAGATTCGCCTCGGGAACTTCGCGGATGCGAAGACCCAATTGCTTTCAAGAATAAGAGCTTGCATTTATCATTTATAATCTATAATCTGCTCCATATTGAGGGTGAACCTGAATTGAAGATAGACCCGGTCGCGTATCCCCAAGCTGTTGAGCCCCCTTATGTCTTCACAAAAAATAATGCATACGATCGCGACGCTGCGATTGAGCTGGTTGTACCTCAAAAAATGGGAAGCCAACAGTATATGCAGACGATCCGAGACTATAGGGTTCCCCCTGATGCAATCGCGATCTGGTACCTGGGACAGAATGGCTTCCTTCTCAAGGATGCTACCGGCCCACTGATTGGAATCGATTTATACCTGACAAATAGCTGCGCTGATAAGTTTGCTCAACTTCCCTATCGGTTAGACCGGCAACTTCCTATCTTTATTGAGCCTGAAGATCTCGACATCGACGTGTTTATTACGACTCATTCCCACGACGACCACGCAGATCCCGAAACTATTCGAAGGCTGACGAAAACGAGAACTAGCAGTTTTCTTGGACCGTTTGATTCAATGCGCGTCTATCAGGAGTGCGGTATACCGCTCTCCTCCTGTCGGCTCATCCATCCGGGTGAGATGGTCAGCATCGGCTCTTCGGTAACGGTACAAGCAACATTTGCGTTGCCAACCGATGCGACCGACCTTAACCACACCGGCATGTTGTTCCAGTTTTCCAATGGAATAAGTTTTTATAACAGCGGAGATACGGCCTACTCGGAAGGGCTTACGTCGCTCCTGCCGACAGATGTCGAGATTTGCGCTATCTGTATCAATGGCGGCTTTCATAACTTATCTCCAATGCAGGCTGCCACTATTGCTAAGGCAATCCGACCTCGAGTAGTACTTCCCTGCCATTACGACATGATGGTGAACAATGTCGGTTCACCGGAGATGTTGCGAGTTGCACTAGATTTATTAGGTTCGAACGCCGATTTTTTCATTATGAAATATTACGAACCCTGGCTTTACAAGCTTCGTCAGGATCAACAGCTTTGAACCCAGTATGGATATTAGGTGGTTTATGAACATATCTCTCGCAAACAAAGTGGCAGTCGTCACCGGTGCATCTTCCGGCATCGGCCTTGCAGTCACGCGCGCGTATCTTGATTCGGGGGCTGCGGGCGTCATCGCAGTATTTCGCCGACAGGAGATGCCACAAGAACTGGAAGAAGCCGTGCGGCTATATCCAGGAAAGCTCCACATCGTACGCGGCGATGTTGCTGAAGAGCAGACATCAATTGATTACACTAAAGCGGCCTTGGAACACTTCGGCCGAATGGACATTCTAGTGAGCAACGCCGCAGTCAGTGTCGTGAAACCGATTCATCTACATTCACCAGATGAATGGGACTCTGTTATGAACTCTAACGTTAAGAGTCTCTACTGGGCTGCTCGTCATGTAATTCCAGTAATGATTCAACAGGGTGGAGGGCTGATTCTAATTAGCGGGTCGATCTCAGGAGAGGCTGGTATCCCTACCCAGGGAGCGTATGCTCCTTCAAAAGGCGCTCTTCACCAGATGACGCGTCAGATGGCCATCGAATATGCCAAGCATGGAATTAGAGTCAATACCATCGCCTGCGGAACCGTCGATACACCGATTGTGCACCAGTCGGCTCAGGCCTCGGGTGATCCAGAAGGCTATTGGAATATGTTGCGTAATGCTCATCCAATCGGCCGCATTGCAAGTTCGAAAGAAGTCGCCGGCTTCTATACATATATGGCGTGCGATATGGCCACTTTTTTTACGGGAGCAGTCGTCATGATGGATGGCGGCTACACCGCGCAGTAGGGAGACTCGATGAAAATGATGCTCGCTGCCCGATATTTGGGTCCTGATCGCCTGGAAACAGAGGAGGTGCCTTTGCCTGTAATCGGCGATGAAGAAGCCTTGATTCAAGTAGAAGCGTGCGGCTTTTGCGGTTCCGATATTTCGATCGTTACGGGAACGCATCCGCGTGCAAAGGCACCTCTCACTATCGGTCACGAACTTTCAGGCCGAATCGTGGAGATTCAATCGTCGACCGGCCCATTTGAGCCCGGCGATCGAGTGACCACGTACCCTCTCATCTCCTGCGGACACTGTCATGCCTGTACCCATGGCAATCCTCATGTATGCCGCCAGCTTCGTCTCTTTGGCTTCGATGTGGACGGAGGTATGGCCGAGTTCGTGAAATTGCCGGTCTCGTCACTCATGAAGCTGCCAGAGGAGATGCCTGGACATATCGGGGCGCTGATCGAACCGCTTGCAGTCGCGGTGCACGGCATTGGGCGCACAAGTTTGCAAGGAGTGCAGGTTGCAGCAGTACTGGGAGCAGGGCCGATCGGACTTTTGACAGCTCTGGTAGCAAGAGAGCGAGGCGTATCCAATGTGATTATCAGCGATATCCTGCCGTCTCGTCTTGACCTTGCGGCGAGCCTGGGTCTGTCCGTGGCGCTGGCAGGAAAGGACCTCAAAAGCCTCATTATGGAACTCTCAGAAAGAAATGGAGCGGATGTTCTCTTTGAATGTGCTGGATCTGCCACCTCTGCCAGGGAGATGACGTCTCTGGTTCGTTCGCGGGGAGTGATCGTAAATCTGGGAGTCTTTAAGAAGCCGGTTGAGATTGATATGCAGTCGATCAATTTCAAGGAAATTGAGATGCTCGGCTCCAGGGTCTATGAGCGCAAAGACTTCCAAACCGCAATTGATCTCGCGATGCGACTTCCTCTCGATCAAATTGTGACGCATTC
It encodes:
- a CDS encoding MBL fold metallo-hydrolase codes for the protein MKIDPVAYPQAVEPPYVFTKNNAYDRDAAIELVVPQKMGSQQYMQTIRDYRVPPDAIAIWYLGQNGFLLKDATGPLIGIDLYLTNSCADKFAQLPYRLDRQLPIFIEPEDLDIDVFITTHSHDDHADPETIRRLTKTRTSSFLGPFDSMRVYQECGIPLSSCRLIHPGEMVSIGSSVTVQATFALPTDATDLNHTGMLFQFSNGISFYNSGDTAYSEGLTSLLPTDVEICAICINGGFHNLSPMQAATIAKAIRPRVVLPCHYDMMVNNVGSPEMLRVALDLLGSNADFFIMKYYEPWLYKLRQDQQL
- a CDS encoding SDR family NAD(P)-dependent oxidoreductase; translated protein: MNISLANKVAVVTGASSGIGLAVTRAYLDSGAAGVIAVFRRQEMPQELEEAVRLYPGKLHIVRGDVAEEQTSIDYTKAALEHFGRMDILVSNAAVSVVKPIHLHSPDEWDSVMNSNVKSLYWAARHVIPVMIQQGGGLILISGSISGEAGIPTQGAYAPSKGALHQMTRQMAIEYAKHGIRVNTIACGTVDTPIVHQSAQASGDPEGYWNMLRNAHPIGRIASSKEVAGFYTYMACDMATFFTGAVVMMDGGYTAQ
- a CDS encoding zinc-binding dehydrogenase; translated protein: MKMMLAARYLGPDRLETEEVPLPVIGDEEALIQVEACGFCGSDISIVTGTHPRAKAPLTIGHELSGRIVEIQSSTGPFEPGDRVTTYPLISCGHCHACTHGNPHVCRQLRLFGFDVDGGMAEFVKLPVSSLMKLPEEMPGHIGALIEPLAVAVHGIGRTSLQGVQVAAVLGAGPIGLLTALVARERGVSNVIISDILPSRLDLAASLGLSVALAGKDLKSLIMELSERNGADVLFECAGSATSAREMTSLVRSRGVIVNLGVFKKPVEIDMQSINFKEIEMLGSRVYERKDFQTAIDLAMRLPLDQIVTHSFPLHDVASAFKQFQSGEVCKVLIRPMEHVS